From the genome of Fusobacterium varium, one region includes:
- the gatA gene encoding Glutamyl-tRNA(Gln) amidotransferase subunit A, which translates to MENFYKLSAVEIKEKISKGEIKSEDVVREIFERIEKIDGNIGSFVHLRKEKALEEARKIDEKVKNGEKLGALAGIPVSIKDNMVSEGDISTSCSKILEGYTGIYDATAVKKLKEADAIIIGITNMDEFAMGSTTKTSCYKKTKNPWDTERVPGGSSGGAAASIAAQEAFISLGSDTGGSIRQPASFCGVVGMKPTYGRVSRYGLMAFASSLDQIGPIAKNVADIALCMNVIAGEDDYDATVSKKEVPDYTKFLGKDIKGMKIGVPKEYFIDGIKEDVRKIVNEALEKFRELGAEIIEISLPHTKYAVPTYYVLAPAEASSNLARFDGVRYGYRSKDIKNIDDLYINSRTEGFGDEVKRRIMIGTYVLSAGFYDAYFKKAQKVRKLIKDDFDKAFENVDIIFTPVSPSTAFKLDDVKTPIELYLEDIFTISANLAGIPGISIPAGLADGLPVGIQLLGKPFCEGELIQAGDAFEKIRGEWKLPVLD; encoded by the coding sequence ATGGAAAATTTTTATAAGTTATCTGCTGTTGAGATAAAAGAAAAAATCTCAAAAGGTGAGATAAAATCTGAAGATGTTGTAAGAGAAATCTTTGAAAGAATAGAAAAAATTGATGGAAATATAGGAAGCTTTGTTCATCTTAGAAAAGAAAAAGCTTTAGAGGAAGCCAGAAAAATTGATGAAAAAGTAAAAAATGGTGAAAAACTTGGTGCTTTAGCTGGAATACCTGTTTCTATAAAAGATAATATGGTTTCTGAAGGAGATATAAGCACTTCTTGTTCTAAAATACTTGAAGGATATACTGGAATATATGATGCTACTGCTGTAAAAAAATTAAAAGAAGCAGATGCAATCATTATTGGTATAACTAATATGGATGAATTTGCTATGGGAAGTACTACAAAAACTTCTTGTTATAAAAAAACAAAAAATCCTTGGGATACTGAAAGAGTCCCTGGTGGAAGCAGTGGAGGAGCTGCAGCTTCAATAGCTGCTCAAGAAGCTTTCATTTCTCTTGGATCAGATACTGGTGGAAGTATCAGACAACCTGCTTCTTTTTGTGGAGTAGTTGGAATGAAACCTACTTATGGAAGAGTTTCAAGATATGGACTTATGGCATTTGCTTCATCACTGGATCAAATAGGACCTATAGCTAAAAATGTAGCTGATATAGCCCTTTGTATGAATGTCATTGCTGGTGAAGATGATTATGATGCTACTGTATCTAAAAAAGAAGTTCCTGATTATACAAAATTTTTAGGAAAAGATATCAAAGGAATGAAAATAGGTGTTCCTAAAGAATATTTTATTGATGGAATAAAAGAAGATGTGAGAAAAATAGTAAATGAAGCTCTAGAAAAATTCAGAGAACTTGGTGCTGAAATAATCGAAATATCTCTTCCTCACACTAAATATGCTGTTCCTACTTACTATGTACTTGCTCCAGCTGAAGCAAGTTCGAATCTTGCAAGATTTGATGGAGTGAGATATGGATATAGAAGCAAAGATATTAAAAATATAGATGATTTATATATTAATTCAAGAACAGAAGGTTTTGGAGATGAAGTTAAAAGAAGAATAATGATAGGAACTTATGTATTAAGTGCTGGTTTCTATGATGCTTACTTCAAAAAAGCTCAAAAAGTAAGAAAACTAATTAAAGATGACTTTGATAAAGCTTTTGAAAATGTAGATATTATATTCACTCCAGTATCTCCAAGTACAGCTTTTAAATTAGATGATGTAAAAACTCCTATTGAATTATATCTTGAAGATATATTTACAATTTCTGCAAACTTAGCAGGTATTCCTGGTATTTCTATACCAGCTGGACTTGCTGATGGACTGCCTGTTGGTATACAGCTTCTTGGAAAACCTTTCTGTGAAGGAGAACTTATACAAGCTGGAGATGCATTTGAAAAAATTAGAGGAGAATGGAAACTTCCTGTACTAGACTAG
- the gatC_1 gene encoding Glutamyl-tRNA(Gln) amidotransferase subunit C codes for MALTREEVLNVAKLARLKFTPEEIEKFQVELNDILGYIDVLDEINTDEVKPLIQVNNTVNNLREDEVRESLSVEKALSNAPDSGDGAVIVPKVVGE; via the coding sequence ATGGCTTTGACTAGAGAAGAAGTTTTAAATGTAGCTAAACTTGCTAGACTTAAATTCACCCCTGAAGAGATAGAAAAATTTCAGGTAGAGCTGAATGACATACTAGGATATATTGATGTGCTAGATGAAATAAATACAGATGAGGTAAAACCTCTTATACAGGTCAACAACACAGTAAATAATTTAAGAGAAGATGAAGTAAGAGAATCATTATCAGTGGAAAAAGCTCTTTCTAATGCTCCAGATTCTGGAGATGGAGCTGTAATAGTTCCAAAAGTTGTTGGTGAATAA